A region of Culicoides brevitarsis isolate CSIRO-B50_1 chromosome 1, AGI_CSIRO_Cbre_v1, whole genome shotgun sequence DNA encodes the following proteins:
- the LOC134837836 gene encoding uncharacterized protein LOC134837836, whose product MTTVEEEYRKNPELKKEDVQELLTWGTTQPHLPKISEFEAIQFLHSNYFNVDAAKKTAENYYTMRTQFTGLFSDNDTESAEMKQAHDTVTLACLPQTTPEGYRVIFARLKDADPAACDFMYNLKLYLLMMDWIITQQGTCNGYVLLYDMTGTSFGHMFKVNIMGMKQYLAYVQEAMPIRLKMVEHINMPSFIDKLIAICRPFMKKELMSLLKYRKNIEDAYETVPAEIWPKDFPNGTSPSIEELHESWWDKIKSRREETLFHERPHNGENFVDKRHQVEKVNLSHANWKSFLDVMQAMFDGEEPDCLSLVKWVGNSALGQQFSFENQAMKWLEEIYHKQNSALRKDDVREIEQWLLTEANVPDTLEEYQIVLFLHSNYFDIENTKKTIKNYYKYRADYTEFFNNLDLNSEKLQNAHDIVTFCVLPELTHNQHKVLLVKLHNTDPAALNFAEALKLFCLVVDIMLYEEGPPEGFVIAFDMTGIKFGHVLKLGIFTIKHFLNYLQGAMPVRIKGLQFFNTVPCTSKIVALCRPFMSQELYEMLNLHESIETVFPHIPQECFPKDYNGQAMSLEQFHVAYYKTIHLHQNLIFDEEEKHKELAELMKSNNTGYLWSMFK is encoded by the exons ATGACAACGGTCGAGGAAGAATATCGCAAAAATCCCGAATTAAAAAAGGAAGATGTTCAGGAATTGTTGACTTGGGGAACGACGCAACCGCATTTACCCAAGATTTCCG aatttgaagCGATTCAATTTTTGCACTCAAACTACTTTAATGTCGATGCTGCGAAGAAAACTGCTGAAAATTATTACACAATGCGGACCCAATTCACAGGACTTTTTTCCGATAATGATACCGAAAGTGCAGAAATGAAGCAGGCACACGATACTGT aaCTTTAGCTTGTCTTCCTCAAACCACTCCGGAGGGATATCGCGTCATTTTTGCCCGTCTCAAAGATGCGGATCCAGCAGCGTGTGATTTCATGTACAACTTAAAGCT ATATCTTTTGATGATGGACTGGATTATCACGCAGCAAGGTACCTGCAACGGATATGTGCTCCTGTACGATATGACGGGAACGAGTTTTGGTCATATGTTTAAAGTGAACATTATGGGAATGAAACAATATCTCGCTTACGTTCAAGAAGCCATGCCCATCAGACTGAAG atggtAGAACACATCAATATGCCGAGTTTCATTGATAAGCTTATCGCGATTTGTCGACCGTTCATGAAAAAGGAATTGATGAGTCTTTTGAAGTACCGGAAAAATATAGAGGATGCATATGAAACAGTTCCGGCGGAGATTTGGCCAAAAGATTTTCCGAATGGAACGTCGCCGTCAATTGAGGAGTTgcatg aatCTTGGTGGGATAAAATAAAGTCACGACGAGAGGAA ACTTTGTTTCATGAAAGGCCTCACAATGGCGAGAATTTTGTCGATAAACGGCACCAAGttgaaaaagtgaatttgTCGCATGCGAATTGGAAATCCTTCTTGGATGTAATGCAAGCCATGTTTGACGGTGAAGAGCCCGA TTGTTTATCTCTCGTTAAATGGGTCGGAAACTCAGCGCTCGGGCAGcagttttcatttgaaaatcaaGCAATGAAGTGGTTAGAAGAGATTTATCACAAGCAAAACTCGGCATTGCGCAAGGACGATGTGCGCGAAATTGAACAATGGCTACTGACGGAGGCAAATGTTCCCGATACGTTAGAAG aaTATCAAATTGTGCTGTTTTTGCATTCGAATTACTTTGATATCGAAAATACCaagaaaactataaaaaattattacaaatatcGTGCTGATTATACggaatttttcaacaacttgGATTTGAACtcggaaaaattacaaaatgctCATGATATTGt cACATTTTGCGTCCTTCCCGAACTAACTCACAACCAACACAAAGTACTTCTCGTGAAATTACACAACACAGATCCCGCCGCATTAAATTTCGCCGAAGCTTTGAAGCTTTTTTGTCTCGTTGTCGACATCATGCTGTACGAAGAAGGCCCTCCGGAGGGTTTTGTGATCGCCTTTGACATGACAGGCATCAAATTTGGTCACGTCTTGAAGCTCGGAATATTCACAATCAAACATTTCCTCAACTACTTGCAAGGAGCGATGCCTGTTCGCATCAAAGgcttacaatttttcaacacCGTGCCGTGTACAAGCAAAATTGTCGCCTTATGTCGACCATTTATGTCACAGGAATTATATGAAATGCTCAATTTACACGAAAGCATCGAGACAGTTTTCCCCCATATTCCGCAGGAATGCTTCCCCAAAGACTACAACGGACAAGCAATGTCACTCGAGCAGTTTCATg TCGCGTACTATAAAACCATTCACTTACATCAAAACTTGATATTTGACGAGGAGGAAAAACACAAAGAATTGGCGGAACTGATGAAAAGTAACAACACTGGTTATTTGTGGAGTatgtttaagtaa
- the LOC134834048 gene encoding peroxynitrite isomerase THAP4-like: MSVINPAIEPIKFLIGTWEATEAKGHYPTISDFSYNETLVFDSIGQPLLNYSSKSYHPETNKPMHFESGFLRINPGTQNLAFMVSHNFGLAILEEGTVDENEKRISLESKTIARMSFSKEPEVTGLRRTIQLLPDGNLKINTDMRTSRTDYTNHLEVVYKKKN, from the exons ATGTCTGTGATAAATCCTGCTATTGAACccataaaatttctcattggAACATGGGAAGCAACAGAAGCTAAA GGTCATTATCCGACAATTTCTGACTTTTCGTACAACGAAACTCTCGTTTTTGACTCGATTGGTCAACCTTTGCTGAATTATTCGAGCAAATCCTACCATCCAGAGACCAATAAACCGATGCATTTCGAGAGCGGCTTCCTGCGCATCAATCCGGGAACGCAAAATCTCGCTTTTATGGTGTCTCACAACTTTGGTTTGGCAATTCTTGAGGAAGGAACTGTCGATGAGAACGAGAAACGGATCTCGTTGGAGTCTAAAACAATCGCTCGCATGTCATTTTCCAAAGAACCTGAAGTCACGGGCCTTCGGAGAACGATTCAATTGTTGCCCGATGGAAATTTGAAGATAAATACTGACATGAGAACAAGCAGAACTGATTACACGAATCACCTGGAAGTCGTttacaagaagaaaaattga
- the LOC134836777 gene encoding uncharacterized protein LOC134836777 encodes MKIIFLLFVVGLSTAQAQFATTFFNPTSTSTSINSDVDPDIFTTFFDVTTCDEQTDLALGDILMTMFSTAAMNGDPNTGNLGINPGGTFYNTATGGNNQGGVLYNTANPYSGYGLGNFAFPQVNLLQGRLGYSNNGYQGQVQNRNYRGNYGKNYDYYGFGSGVMFNQPGRRVGSSVSNNFKPNAPFYWYFA; translated from the exons atgaaaataatttttcttttgtttgtcgttggtttg tcaACGGCTCAAGCACAATTCGCGACGACATTTTTCAATCCAACTTCAACGAGTACCTCCATCAACTCCGATGTCGATCCCGATATTTTTACGACATTTTTTGACGTTACGACATGCGATGAGCAAACAGACTTGGCTTTAGGAGATATTTTGATGACAATGTTCTCGACAGCAGCAATGAATGGCGATCCAAACACGGGAAATCTAGGAATTAATCCCGGAGGCACTTTTTATAACACGGCAACTGGAGGAAATAACCAAGGAGGAGTTTTGTACAATACCGCGAACCCCTACTCGGGATATGGTTTGGGAAATTTCGCTTTTCCGCAGGTAAATTTACTACAAGGACGTCTCGGATACAGCAATAACGGGTATCAAGGTCAAGTTCAGAACAGAAATTATAGAGgaaattacggaaaaaattACGATTACTACGGATTTGGAAGCGGCGTGATGTTTAATCAGCCTGGAAGGAGAGTTGGATCGAGtgtttcgaataattttaagcCGAATGCTCCGTTTTATTGGtattttgcttga
- the LOC134827898 gene encoding clavesin-1-like, with product MKLKLIPMQELYKKIPELKESDVATIRDWMSKQPHLPELTDQEIANFLHARYFSIEATKKLIESNLTIRTHAKDLFENKDFMGDDIQMIKDVIVGFPLPKLTPEGYTVIFWKIIDSDVSKYSLKSITRLSYYPHVAEMLEKGPTNGYVILIDMDGYSFKHLLRLNPTIVHQTTLFTQEGFQVRLKGIIFFNGVAFMDKVAAIIKPFLTKEYEELFKVYSKVEDLAEFMPLEMLPCDYKGGKEDTMMNLWRKYLKYLEERRDFFLEESKTRKVNENLRQGKSILSNQLFGMEGSFKKLQID from the exons atgaagctaaaattaattccaatgcaggaactttacaaaaaaattcccgAATTAAAGGAATCCGACGTCGCCACGATCCGCGATTGGATGTCAAAGCAACCTCACTTGCCCGAGTTGACGGATCAGGAAATTGCGAATTTTCTTCATGCGCGATATTTTAGCATCGAAGCCACGAAAAAGCTCATTGAAAGTAATTTAACGATCAGAACTCATGCAAAAGATCTTTTCGAAAATAAGGATTTTATGGGAGATGACATTCAAATGATCAAGGATGTaat tgtcGGATTTCCGCTCCCGAAATTGACTCCTGAAGGATATacggtaattttttggaaaattattgattCAGATGTATCCAAATACAGCTTGAAATCCATCACTCGGTT gTCTTACTACCCGCACGTCGCTGAAATGTTAGAAAAAGGCCCGACAAATGGGTATGTTATTTTAATCGACATGGATGGATATTCGTTCAAGCATCTTTTGCGCTTGAATCCGACAATTGTGCATCAAACGACGCTTTTTACGCAAGAAGGGTTTCAAGTGCGGTTGAAAGgcataattttcttcaatggaGTTGCTTTTATGGATAAAGTTGCTGCAATAATTAAACCATTTTTAACGAAAGAATATGAGGAACTATTTAAAGTGTATTCAAAAGTAGAGGATTTGGCGGAATTTATGCCGTTGGAAATGTTGCCATGTGACTATAAGGGCGGAAAAGAAGATACCATGATGAATTTAtgga gaaaatatttaaaatatttggagGAACGAAGAGACTTCTTTTTGGAGGAATCAAAAACGAGAAAAGTAAATGAAAATCTTCGACAAGGCAAAAGTATTTTATCCAATCAATTATTTGGCATGGAAggaagtttcaaaaaattacaaatcgattaa
- the LOC134837837 gene encoding homeobox protein 4-like, whose translation MESPDDEDGSADYNYGEYGDYGGYDDYEGYDDYEGYDDYQEYGDDGGDDYGGYEYEYYGNEDYEYDYGSYEYYDYGEEDDYNEGGEDYGGYDDYSEDDNGGEYEYEYRDSSDYYADYGSYEDYEYDYGSYEYGDYDYGDYEGYDDYESNEDNEDYNDGGDDYNDYEDSYEGGYDDYDEEYEDPPEEPSTTTRTFTTTTSTESPRTTTYFFTSPTSTPHYGQTRNHYLTSMAPIVITNQPAIINSTTIINNYQNYFVIQPVINQTTVVNNYYTNYFGMTSLNGFGNFFSAPISNNGYSSSNGNSQQSSMNGFNGFFSTPQIKPVSPFSNFFGNSGFSQAISPLSNFNGFFSTPQQQKPKPVNSFSPLTSFNSFFSTPQQQKPTPVNNGFSNFFGNSGFSSSYQPLNNFNSFFSVPQQPQKPVNSGFSNFFGCSLTSQPTNNAFNSFFNVPSTPKPIPAFNNFFTNPTPAKPSTNFSNFFTSPSRQQPATNNFSSFFNNANNVNTHFSNFFSPTSPTRGNVNYLSPISFNNFFNININYGDNAGMTTIAPTTNHVTSTKGKKVVINLFGNINKLMENGVLLEKISASGKNITDYKSLADLFTIVNINGTTAYQIKL comes from the exons ATGGAATCTCCAGACGACGAG gACGGATCAGCTGATTATAATTATGGAGAATATGGGGATTACGGAGGTTATGATGATTATGAAGGATATGACGACTATGAAGGTTACGATGATTATCAAGAATATGGCGACGATGGGGGAGACGACTATGGAGGATATGAatatg aat actaTGGAAACGAAGATTATGAATACGATt acgGAAGCTATGAATATTACGATTACGGAGAGGAAGACGACTATAATGAAGGAGGAGAAGATTATGGAGGATATGACGACTACTCTGAAGATGACAATGGAGGAGAATATGAatatg aat ATCGGGACAGCAGCGATTACTAtgcag actaTGGCTCTTATGAAGATTATGAATACGATt aTGGCAGCTATGAATATGGAGACTACGATTATGGAGACTATGAAGGATATGACGACTATGAAAGTAATGAAGACAATGAGGATTATAATGACGGAGGAGATGATTATAACGATTATGAAGATTCTTACGAAGGAGGATATGATGATTATGACGAAGAATATGAAGATCCTCCAGAAGAaccaa gtacaaCAACTCGAACTTTTACAACGACAACGTCAACGGAATCTCCAAGAACAACAACTTATTTCTTCACATCTCCAACGTCAACAC cgCATTATGGACAAACACGAAATCATTATCTAACGTCAATGGCTCCTATTGTCATCACGAATCAACCAGCGATCATCAATTCAACGACAATTAtcaataattatcaaaattatttcgttatCCAGCCAGTTATTAATCAGACGACAgttgttaataattattacacaAATTATTTCGGAATGACGTCATTAAATGGATTTGGTAACTTTTTCAGTGCTCCAATCAGTAATAATGGATACTCAAGTTCGAATGGAAATTCACAACAAAGCTCGATGAATggatttaatggatttttctcGACGCCGCAGATTAAACCTGTGTCtccattttcaaactttttcggAAATTCAGGATTTTCTCAAGCAATTTCGCCTCTGAGCAACTTTAATGGCTTCTTTTCGACGCCTCAGCAGCAAAAACCGAAGCCTGTGAATTCTTTTTCGCCTCTAACGAGCTTCAATAGCTTCTTTTCAACGCCTCAGCAGCAAAAACCGACGCCCGTAAACAACGGATTCTCAAATTTCTTTGGAAATTCTGGATTTTCTTCGTCATATCAACCTCTGAACAACTTCAATTCCTTCTTTTCGGTCCCGCAACAACCGCAAAAACCCGTCAACAGTggattttcaaactttttcggATGCTCGTTAACTTCTCAGCCAACAAACAATGCCTTCAACTCCTTCTTCAACGTTCCTTCAACCCCCAAACCGATACCTGCCTTCAACAATTTCTTCACAAACCCCACGCCCGCCAAACCTTCcacgaatttttcaaactttttcactTCGCCATCACGCCAACAGCCCGCAACTAAcaacttttcatcatttttcaacaatgCCAACAATGTAAATACGCACTTTTCTAATTTCTTTTCGCCGACAAGCCCGACGCGCGGAAACGTAAATTACTTATCGCCAATTTCCTTCAATAACTTCTTTaatattaacataaattaCGGCGATAATGCCGGAATGACGACAATCGCGCCAACAACTAATCACGTGACGTCGacaaaaggcaaaaaagtCGTCATAAATCTCTTCGGGAACATTAACAAGCTCATGGAAAATGGagttttgttggaaaaaatttccgCTTCGGGTAAAAATATCACGGATTATAAATCGTTGGCGGATTTATTCACGATTGTTAATATTAATGGAACAACTGcgtatcaaattaaattataa
- the LOC134837835 gene encoding uncharacterized protein LOC134837835, which translates to MDIIRKLDVALMSKRFPDFDQNDIQNIQIWLKKCPHLPKLTDYEIFRFLHAAEFSVEAAKTRIDNFYTFRTKFPQYFGNRDPDTEEIEYISEVMTQMKLPKETPDGHSIIYMNIFDSQRFTQRLYLKLSNICGDLECFADDITEGFIYLIDMKGFTFSTFATLNLTEIHKFVVYLTETYPTKIKHAHFINAQFPIIMDKLLNMIRPALRSELANNLHVHSSVESLAKVIPYECLPSDYEGGQLKNSRELSEEYRKYLLQHRDFFVEEAKQRRVDEKLRPAKMKSNLDIFGLEGNFKKLDFD; encoded by the exons atggaTATCATACGAAAACTAGATGTTGCTTTGATGTCAAAACGCTTTCCCGATTTCGATCAAAATGACATTCAAAACATTCAGATTTGGCTGAAAAAGTGCCCGCATTTACCGAAGTTGACAGATTATGAGATTTTTCGCTTTCTGCATGCCGCGGAATTTAGCGTGGAGGCGGCAAAGACAcgaattgacaatttttatacgTTTCGCACCAAATTTCCGCAATATTTTGGAAATCGGGATCCAGATACCGAGGAAATAGAGTACATTAGTGAAGttat gACTCAAATGAAGCTTCCGAAAGAAACACCCGATGGACATTCAATTATCTACATGAACATTTTTGACTCCCAAAGATTTACTCAGCGTTTGTACCTGAAACt cTCAAACATTTGCGGCGATCTCGAATGTTTCGCTGACGACATCACAGAAGGCTTTATCTACCTCATCGATATGAAAGGATTCACATTCTCAACTTTTGCCACATTGAATTTGAcagaaattcacaaatttgtcGTTTATTTGACGGAAACTTATCCAACAAAGATCAAGCATGCTCACTTCATAAATGCGCAATTTCCCATCATAATGGATAAACTTCTTAACATGATACGACCCGCATTGCGAAGTGAGCTGGCAAATAATCTCCATGTGCACAGCAGTGTCGAGAGTTTAGCAAAAGTCATTCCGTACGAGTGTTTGCCGAGCGATTATGAGGGAGGACAACTGAAAAATTCCCGCGAATTGAGCGAGGAATACAGGAAATATTTGTTGCAACATCGCGATTTCTTTGTGGAAGAGGCGAAACAACGACGcgtcgatgaaaaattgagacCTGCTAAAATGAAGTCGAATCTGGATATTTTTGGGCTTGAAGGAAACTTTAAGAAATTGGATTTTGACTGA
- the LOC134831652 gene encoding alpha-tocopherol transfer protein-like, translating to MERNWNLEGEFMRNPDLRLEDVREIQEWIQTQPHLPYVSEFEIVLFLHSNYYEIEATKSTIEHYFTCRANYKEMFSNTDLNSKGLLQAHETVTLTVLPNPTPEGYRIIFGRLNNTDPSKFHLASVVKLFLLFVDALLLEEGTIEGLVLAFDMTGAQLGHVFKLGLFTVKHGLHYIQEGFPIRMRQIHFFNLVPFIDKILAIVRPFMKQSLWEILYLDPTIENTYECIPPDVFPTDYPGGTALSVRELHEISYKNLFKYQNYFFEAERNKIANESLRDNKRKWWF from the exons ATGGAACGAAACTGGAATCTCGAGGGAGAATTTATGCGAAACCCGGATTTGCGGCTCGAGGATGTTCGTGAGATACAAGAATGGATTCAAACGCAGCCTCATCTCCCTTACGTCTCGGAAtttgaaattgttttgttCCTGCATTCGAATTATTACGAAATAGAAGCCACAAAGTCGACAATTGAGCATTATTTTACGTGCCGGGCGAATTACAAGGAAATGTTTTCGAATACAGATTTAAATTCGAAAGGATTGTTGCAAGCACATGAAACAGTGACGTTGACAGTTTTGCCGAATCCGACGCCAGAAGGATacagaattatttttggaagGCTGAATAATACGGATCCGTCGAAGTTTCATCTGGCGAGTGTCGTTAAAtt ATTCCTCCTCTTCGTCGACGCTCTCCTGCTGGAAGAAGGCACCATCGAAGGTCTCGTGCTCGCATTTGACATGACAGGCGCCCAATTAGGTCACGTTTTCAAACTCGGGCTCTTCACCGTCAAACATGGCTTGCATTACATCCAAGAAGGATTTCCAATTCGCATGCGAcaaattcactttttcaaCTTGGTGCCGTTTATCGACAAAATTCTCGCCATTGTGAGGCCTTTCATGAAACAAAGTCTGtgggaaattttatatttggaTCCCACGATTGAAAATACTTACGAATGTATACCGCCGGATGTGTTTCCAACCGACTATCCAGGAGGCACAGCTTTATCGGTGCGAGAATTGCAcg aaattagttacaaaaatctcttcaaataccaaaattatttcttcgaGGCGGAACGAAACAAAATCGCAAACGAGTCATTGCGagataacaaaagaaaatggtGGTTCTAA
- the LOC134838384 gene encoding larval cuticle protein LCP-17, giving the protein MKFYGILFSAVLIAVTNGDVSHLSHDEYSTTTVNYPPRPYEFGYSAGRFPGHVDRTHVEVGDGAGTVKGAFSYVDPKQQVRVVEYVADEYGFYPKLSHELKAPEDTVAVKLAADRHHQLYSKIAESHANPHLPTAGPKKSAAVERAEQKHLDLFAKIAAEHAKLGAEREAERLAFEATSIRNEHEEY; this is encoded by the exons atgaaattttacggAATAttg TTTTCAGCTGTTTTGATCGCCGTAACTAACGGAGATGTTTCCCATTTAAGTCACGATGAATATTCAACGACGACCGTTAATTACCCTCCAAGGCCATACGAGTTTGGATATTCAGCAGGAAGATTTCCTGGTCAT GTCGATCGCACGCACGTTGAAGTTGGAGATGGCGCGGGAACTGTCAAAGGTGCCTTTTCGTATGTTGATCCGAAGCAACAAGTGCGCGTTGTTGAATATGTTGCCGACGAATATGGGTTTTATCCGAAACTTTCGCATGAATTGAAGGCGCCAGAAGATACGGTTGCCGTTAAATTAGCTGCGGATCGTCATCATCAATTGTATAGTAAGATTGCTGAGTCGCATGCTAATCCTCATTTGCCG ACTGCAGGCCCGAAAAAAAGTGCCGCCGTCGAACGTGCCGAGCAAAAACATTTGGatctttttgctaaaattgctGCCGAACATGCTAAATTAGGTGCTGAGAGAGAAGCTGAACGACTTGCTTTCGAAGCGACGTCAATTCGAAATGAACACGAAGAATATTAG